A genomic region of Arachis hypogaea cultivar Tifrunner chromosome 5, arahy.Tifrunner.gnm2.J5K5, whole genome shotgun sequence contains the following coding sequences:
- the LOC112801438 gene encoding uncharacterized protein At5g41620: MEREMKKGREGKSEGGEAEKVEKLGEKLKRGVLVGKSKGPCTPVPSWKLLWGNNNIIHHHHSLHPHHHPHSATVSARKLAAALWEFHHYFPIFPMHRANGAAPAAAPAGRHHYNLHKDKAPDISNFFPDASTASPDHPASASSLRRHVAASLMQHHRAIERNKNNHALQPLSPASYGSSMEMTPYNPAATPSSSLEFKGRIGESRYSLKTSTELLKVLNRIWSLEEQHASNISLIKALKAELDHARIRVKELLRDRQADRQEIDDLMKQIAEEKLVRKSKEQDRLHAAVQSVRDELEDERKLRKRSESIHRKLAREFSEVKSSFTVALKELEQERARRKLLEDLCDEFARGINEYEQEVHALKHKSDKDQVQTMDNDRLILHISESWLDERVQMQLEAAQNGFTDKKSIVDKLSLEIETFLKAKKSSRSTENIVLRDRRNSLESVPLNDVVSAPRDVGDEDDSAGSDSNCFELNKPNNRGAKAREEEPADNTLDESLKSNARKKKPVTQEGLKDRIPSNLQVKFEEQMAWAMSSNSNKKSQSIDAEEGKGTTDTRAAEGTISEKYEHGHGECLESVGSERKMNRSELHSSNKNHITDNVIIGQLLASESGVSMHGEASCSNAGWRKQASPVRQWMSSLAPQSQDHHGISEAPKALKENTLRAKLMEARSKGQRSRLKALKGSF; the protein is encoded by the exons ATGGAGAGAGAGATGAAAAAGGGAAGGGAAGGGAAAAGTGAAGGAGGGGAAGCAGAAAAGGTGGAAAAATTAGGAGAAAAGTTGAAGAGAGGGGTATTGGTGGGGAAAAGTAAGGGTCCCTGCACTCCAGTGCCCTCTTGGAAGCTACTTTGGGGGAACAACAACATCATTCATCACCATCACTCTCTGCATCCACACCATCATCCCCACTCCGCCACCGTCTCTGCTAGGAAGCTCGCCGCCGCTCTCTGGGAATTCCACCACTACTTCCCTATCTTCCCAATGCATCGTGCTAACGGCGCCGCTCCCGCTGCTGCACCTGCTGGCCGCCACCATTACAACCTTCACAAGGACAAGGCTCCCGACATCTCCAACTTCTTCCCTGACGCTTCCACCGCTTCCCCTGATCAT CCAGCTAGTGCAAGCAGTTTGAGGAGGCATGTTGCGGCGTCACTAATGCAGCATCATCGAGCAATTGAGAGAAATAAGAATAACCATGCACTGCAACCTCTATCTCCTGCAAGTTATGGTAGCTCCATGGAG ATGACACCTTATAACCCTGCTGCAACTCCTAGCAGTTCCTTGGAATTTAAGGGAAGGATTGGTGAGTCCCGTTATAGTCTCAAAACATCCACAGAATTGCTAAAAGTGTTAAACAGGATATGGAGTTTGGAAGAACAGCATGCTTCTAACATTTCATTGATAAAAGCATTAAAAGCGGAGCTAGATCATGCACGAATCAGGGTCAAAGAGTTGCTTCGGGACCGGCAAGCAGATCGACAAGagattgatgatctcatgaagCAAATTGCAGAGGAAAAATTAGTTAGGAAGAGTAAGGAGCAAGATAGACTCCATGCTGCCGTTCAATCTGTGAGGGATGAACTTGAGGACGAAAGGAAACTAAGGAAAAGGTCAGAGAGCATACACAGGAAATTAGCTCGGGAGTTTTCTGAGGTAAAGTCTTCTTTTACTGTAGCTCTGAAAGAGTTGGAGCAAGAGAGAGCAAGAAGAAAATTGTTGGAGGACCTCTGCGATGAATTTGCTAGGGGAATAAACGAATATGAGCAAGAGGTGCATGCTCTGAAACACAAGTCTGATAAGGATCAGGTACAAACCATGGATAATGACCGTTTGATTCTCCACATATCTGAATCATGGCTTGATGAGCGTGTGCAGATGCAGCTGGAAGCAGCCCAGAATGGTTTTACGGATAAGAAGTCCATTGTAGATAAACTAAGCCTTGAAATCGAGACTTTCCTTAAAGCAAAAAAAAGTAGCAGGAGTACAGAAAATATCGTGTTGAGGGATCGCCGGAATTCCTTGGAATCAGTTCCGCTTAATGATGTTGTCAGTGCACCACGAGATGTGGGCGATGAGGATGATTCCGCGGGCAGTGATTCAAACTGCTTTGAGCTAAATAAGCCAAACAATAGAGGAGCTAAAGCACGTGAAGAAGAGCCTGCTGACAATACTCTTGATGAGTCATTGAAGTCCAACGCCAGGAAGAAAAAACCAGTCACTCAAGAAGGGTTAAAAGATCGCATCCCATCTAACTTGCAAGTGAAGTTTGAAGAACAGATGGCTTGGGCTATGTCATCCAATTCAAACAAGAAGTCGCAATCAATTGATGCAGAAGAGGGTAAGGGCACAACAGATACACGAGCAGCTGAAGGAACTATATCTGAGAAGTACGAACATGGACACGGTGAGTGTCTAGAAAGTGTAGGTTCGGAGAGGAAAATGAACCGGAGTGAATTGCACAGCTCCAATAAGAATCACATAACTGATAATGTGATCATAGGTCAACTTCTGGCATCAGAGAGTGGTGTGAGCATGCATGGAGAGGCGTCGTGCAGCAATGCTGGGTGGAGGAAGCAAGCAAGCCCTGTGAGGCAGTGGATGTCAAGTCTTGCACCCCAATCCCAAGATCATCATGGCATATCTGAGGCTCCCAAAGCATTGAAGGAGAATACTTTGAGAGCAAAACTCATGGAAGCAAGGTCCAAGGGGCAGAGGTCTCGTTTGAAAGCCCTGAAGGGTTCCTTTTAG
- the LOC112801440 gene encoding protein PAM71, chloroplastic isoform X1, with protein MHSLSHSHSFLRPLASFPSSSAHRTSYLTLHSSSSSFISSAIYRTHAPSTTPNKLRGKRVIPSDSYNGSHWECQLSPPHRADVAPSEIDTDDGSSKGHLKFLLLFGFLALGDSYPAFAASDSFPFFHDFGDLSTGFASAFLLIFFSELGDKTFFIAALLAARNSGVVVFIGTFGALAAMTLISVVLGRTFHYVDEILPFRFGETDLPVDDIAAVCLLLYFGVSTLVDASSSDGQKSDDEQKEAELAVSEFSGNGAGILAAAGTVVSTFLLVFVAEWGDKSFFSTIALAAASSPLGVIGGALAGHGAATLLAVLGGSLLGTFLSEKVISYIGGVLFLVFAAVTLFEIVQ; from the exons ATGCACTCGCTATCTCACTCTCACAGCTTCCTACGCCCACTTGCATCGTTTCCCTCTTCTTCCGCTCATCGCACTTCCTACCTCACTCTTCACTCATCCTCTTCATCTTTCATCAGCTCGGCTATCTATCGCACCCATGCACCTTCAACAACCCCTAACAAACTTCGGGGTAAAAGGGTAATTCCATCTGACAGTTACAACGGTTCCCATTGGGAATGTCAGTTATCCCCGCCACACCGTGCTGACGTGGCTCCTTCTGAGATTGACACCGACGATGGTTCATCCAAGGGGCATCTCAAGTTTCTACTCCTGTTTGGGTTCCTCGCACTTGGGGACTCTTACCCTGCATTTGCCGCTTCAGATTCCTTTCCTTTCTTCCATGATTTTGGTGACTTAAGCACAGGTTTTGCTTCA GCATTTCTATTAATCTTTTTCTCTGAGCTGGGAGACAAGACTTTTTTCATTGCA GCACTCTTGGCAGCTAGGAATTCAGGTGTTGTTGTTTTCATTGGCACATTTGGCGCACTTGC TGCAATGACTCTCATATCAGTTGTCCTTGGCCGAACTTTTCACTATGTTGATGAAATCTTGCCCTTCAG GTTTGGTGAGACTGATTTACCTGTTGATGACATTGCTGCTGTTTGCTTGTTG CTGTACTTTGGAGTCTCTACTCTCGTGGATGCATCATCAAGCGATGGCCAGAAATCAGATGATGAGCAGAAGGAG GCCGAGTTAGCAGTTTCAGAGTTTTCTGGAAATGGTGCTGGAATATTAGCAGCTGCTGGCACAGTTGTCAGTACTTTCCTCTTAGTTTTTGTTGCTGAATGGGGTGATAAATCATTTTTCTCCACAATTG CCCTTGCAGCAGCTTCTTCACCTCTTGGAGTCATAGGAGGAGCGCTAGCTGGTCACGGCGCTGCAACTTTG CTTGCTGTACTTGGGGGCTCTCTACTCGGGACATTTTTGTCAGAGAAG GTTATTTCCTACATTGGAGGTGTTCTCTTTCTCGTCTTTGCTGCAGTGACCCTATTTGAAATTGTGCAATAG
- the LOC112801440 gene encoding protein PAM71, chloroplastic isoform X2, with protein sequence MHSLSHSHSFLRPLASFPSSSAHRTSYLTLHSSSSSFISSAIYRTHAPSTTPNKLRGKRVIPSDSYNGSHWECQLSPPHRADVAPSEIDTDDGSSKGHLKFLLLFGFLALGDSYPAFAASDSFPFFHDFGDLSTGFASAFLLIFFSELGDKTFFIAALLAARNSGVVVFIGTFGALAAMTLISVVLGRTFHYVDEILPFRFGETDLPVDDIAAVCLLLYFGVSTLVDASSSDGQKSDDEQKEAELAVSEFSGNGAGILAAAGTVVSTFLLVFVAEWGDKSFFSTIACCTWGLSTRDIFVREGYFLHWRCSLSRLCCSDPI encoded by the exons ATGCACTCGCTATCTCACTCTCACAGCTTCCTACGCCCACTTGCATCGTTTCCCTCTTCTTCCGCTCATCGCACTTCCTACCTCACTCTTCACTCATCCTCTTCATCTTTCATCAGCTCGGCTATCTATCGCACCCATGCACCTTCAACAACCCCTAACAAACTTCGGGGTAAAAGGGTAATTCCATCTGACAGTTACAACGGTTCCCATTGGGAATGTCAGTTATCCCCGCCACACCGTGCTGACGTGGCTCCTTCTGAGATTGACACCGACGATGGTTCATCCAAGGGGCATCTCAAGTTTCTACTCCTGTTTGGGTTCCTCGCACTTGGGGACTCTTACCCTGCATTTGCCGCTTCAGATTCCTTTCCTTTCTTCCATGATTTTGGTGACTTAAGCACAGGTTTTGCTTCA GCATTTCTATTAATCTTTTTCTCTGAGCTGGGAGACAAGACTTTTTTCATTGCA GCACTCTTGGCAGCTAGGAATTCAGGTGTTGTTGTTTTCATTGGCACATTTGGCGCACTTGC TGCAATGACTCTCATATCAGTTGTCCTTGGCCGAACTTTTCACTATGTTGATGAAATCTTGCCCTTCAG GTTTGGTGAGACTGATTTACCTGTTGATGACATTGCTGCTGTTTGCTTGTTG CTGTACTTTGGAGTCTCTACTCTCGTGGATGCATCATCAAGCGATGGCCAGAAATCAGATGATGAGCAGAAGGAG GCCGAGTTAGCAGTTTCAGAGTTTTCTGGAAATGGTGCTGGAATATTAGCAGCTGCTGGCACAGTTGTCAGTACTTTCCTCTTAGTTTTTGTTGCTGAATGGGGTGATAAATCATTTTTCTCCACAATTG CTTGCTGTACTTGGGGGCTCTCTACTCGGGACATTTTTGTCAGAGAAG GTTATTTCCTACATTGGAGGTGTTCTCTTTCTCGTCTTTGCTGCAGTGACCCTATTTGA